The Rhodocytophaga rosea genome has a segment encoding these proteins:
- a CDS encoding DUF1304 domain-containing protein, which yields MTLPVQIIVGLVALEHIYILWLEMFAWTSRGKKVFKSFPEHLFEPTKALAANQGLYNGFLAAGLIWSLLIEEASWSQNIAVFFLSCVAVAAIYGGLTADRKIFIIQGLLPVLGLLWIAFA from the coding sequence ATGACGCTACCTGTACAAATCATTGTCGGACTTGTTGCCCTGGAACATATTTACATTTTATGGCTTGAAATGTTTGCCTGGACAAGCCGGGGTAAAAAGGTATTTAAGAGCTTTCCAGAACATTTATTTGAACCTACCAAAGCTTTGGCGGCCAATCAAGGCTTGTATAATGGATTTCTGGCGGCCGGATTGATCTGGTCATTACTCATTGAAGAGGCCAGCTGGTCGCAGAATATTGCAGTGTTTTTTCTTTCCTGTGTGGCAGTTGCAGCCATTTACGGAGGTTTAACCGCCGACAGGAAAATTTTTATTATCCAGGGATTATTACCGGTACTTGGCCTGTTGTGGATTGCATTCGCATAA